GGGCTGGCCGTAGTGGGGCCGCTGCGCCAGCCGGCATCCCAGTTGCTAAGGGCAGGATCAGACAGCTGGCTACCGGCTAGGTCACGCATACCGGCGGCAAAGGCTCCATCCCGTCCACGTCCCGGAGCTTGATTCGTGGCTTCCTGGGGCATAGCGGGCACTTGCAGGTGCTTCAGACCGGCCGCGGTAAACAGCAGGCTGGCAAAAAGCCCTGCATCGAAGGTTGAGCCTTGTTCCTTGGCCTGGCGCAGTTTCTGCCGGTCAAGCAACTGCTGCTCTGTGGAAATAATGCGGGGGGTGCCATTGCCTCCATTCAGGAGCTGAACAATCCACTGCCGGGCTTTGGCAGTATCGACGAACTCGACAAACAACAGGGTGACGTTTTCACGGCCATGGCCTTTCAGGATGTTTCCTTGGGCCTTGCCGTAGCGTTTGATAGCGTCTTCGGGGGAAATAAGAGCAGACATTGTTGTACGGAATAAGGATGAGTTGGCTTCCAAAATTCGCCTACTCCTAAGGCTTTTACTTCCGTGCTACCACTGAAATTTGGGCCTTAGTTTTCAGGTGCTTAGGGGAAGGGGCTCATACCTAAAACAGCCGCCAGAAATGCTTCCAGCGGCTGTTTTAGGTATGAAACTCAAGAAGCAAAACCCGTCGGTTTATGCGCTGCCGCCAGCAGCCGGTACTAGCTCATCGGGCAGCACCTCGGCCTGGAAGCCAGCTGTGCGGAGTAGCATAATAAGCTCGGCGGCCGAAATGAAGTCGGTAGCAGACTCGATGCGCAGAATATTGTCGCAGTCGTCCAGGTCGAAATTGGCCCGGTACTGGGCAAAGGTCCGGTGAATCTGCTGGAGCAGTAGCCGGGCGTGGTGCCGGGTCTGAACGTTGGTTTTAAAGACTTCTACCATAACGCAGCGTGTAGGAGATAGTAGATAAGGCACGGGCAAGCTTAGGCCACGCTGAGCTGGGATTTGGGCTCAGCTAGGGCCTGGGTCCGGCGTTGGTTGGTGCGGTACGACACGGCAATGATGAGAAAACCCACCCCAATCGGCAGCCACTGGGCCACTGGGTCGCCCACCGACAGGCCCGAGTACATAGCCCCGGCCAAATCGAAGACAAAGCCGGCGTAGGCCCATTCGCGCAGGTGCGGAAAGCCGGGCACCAGCAAAGCCAGCACTCCCAGAATTTTGGCCACACCCAGAAACGGCAGCAGGTAAGCCGGATAGCCTAGGTGCTGGAGCCCTTCCACGGCCTCAGGCGTGCTAAGCACGTTGATAATGCCCGACATAAGCATCATGGCGCAGAAGAAGCCGGTCGAAACCCAGTAGAGAATGTTGGTCGTTTTCATGGCAAAAGTCAGGTATAGGGTTGGACAGTGAAGAAAATCGGTTGGCAAAACCAGGTCGAATACTAACACTAGTAGTGACGAGCCCGGGTTTAGGAGTTGATTGCCAACAAATTTAGTAACACTGCCCCCGCCAGAGTAGGGCCGATTCCGACTTATTGCGGGTGTATTGCGACAAGTTAATATTTACTATCTCATGTCTGGGCGGCCTGACTACAAGCCCGTTGTGCGGTAAGGTGAATTAATTTGCCAAGCCTCACGCGGCGGTTTGCTGCGCAAGCGGCCAACTGTTGTAGGGCCGGTGGAAGGCCACTACAGCACGACGGCCCAACCGGGGAGTTCCGGTTGGGCCGTCGTTGGGCGGAGTGCTAGGCCAGGTACAGGCGGGGGCTACCGCTGCCGCTGTCGGCCGGTGCTAGCCAGCTGATGCTGGTTGAGGTAAGTTTCCAGAGCCGCCAGCCAAGCCTTTTCGCCGGCCGGCACAGCTATAACCGGATTGGTTTTGGCAAGCTCACGGCCATCGGTCAAGGCTACGGGCTCCGGCTGGGCCGCAGTAGAATCCTGGGGTGCAGGGGGCGTCCTGGCTGGTTGCTGGGGCTCTGCGATCCGCCCGCGACTTTTGTAGCGCAGGTAAGCGTAGTTCGCGTTTTCTAAGTGGGGGCGGGTTGGGGCAGTATTGTCTTTGCCCGGCGTTTGCTCGGTGAGGTTGCCGATAAGTAAGTCAATTTTTCGGTTGCGGAGCGCGCGGTAAAGCTGCTGCTCGCTGCCGGGCACCCACTCTACGTTGGCCGACAGCTGGCGGGCCAGCCCGGTAATAAGCACCGCATCCGGGCCCTGGGGCAAAATAGAAGACGGGTTCTTCTGGCCCGGGGTAGCAGGCGTGTAGCCGACCCGGAGCACCGTGCCCCGGACCCGAGCCAAAGTACCCTGCGCGGCGCCGGGTGCCCGGTCGACCATCTTCTCGTACAGTCCGTCACCCAACGACATCAGGTAAATCATACTGCTTACGGTCAGTAAGCAACCACTAATCAGGAGTAGTTTCATAGCAGACAGGGTTAGGTTAATGGTGAGTATTTGCAAGTACGGGAGAATAAGGAGAAGTAAAGTGCTTATTTTTCAAGGGATAAATCCGGCTAAGCCGGCAAGTAATACCGCGGTGGCCGCTCAGCAAACAAGCAGAGACGGCTGAAGCAATTCAGTTGAATCTGCTTGTTTACCTGGTGTTTCGGTCGCGCTCCTTAGTGAGGCATGTGGCTGATTTTGGCTTCGTCTAGGTCGAGCTGGGCTTCCTGGTGGCGCAGCATTTCTTCCTCAAATACGTCTTCCTGCCGCAGTACGAACAGCTCCTCCCGCTGCACTTGCAGCACGTCGAGCAGTACCTGATGGTAGCGCTGCAGGGCCCGGCGCTTGGTTTCGTCGTAGTCCAGGGCTTCGAGCAGGTTGCCGGTGCGCTGGGCTTCGGCCTGCATGCGGTGCTGCAGGGCGCTAATCATCTCATTGTCCCGGATATCGTCGGCGTACTCCCGGGCCAGATGGGCCAGGGCGACGTGGCGCAGGCGCAGGCGGATACCGGCTTCCTGCTCGTCGGTGGGCATACGCTCCTCGGTGTCGGCCACCCGGGTCAGGCGGATGATGGCGGGCAGGGTCAGGCCCTGAAACACGAGCGTCACCAGAATTACGACGAAGGTGATGAACAGAATTAGGTTGCGCTGCGGAAACGCCTGCCCATTGCTCAGTAGCAGAGGTACCGAGAGAGCCGAGGCCAACGACACCACCCCCCGCATGCCGGCCCAGCCGATGATAACCGGGCCCTGCCAGCCGGGGCTGGTTTCCTGGGTCCGGATGCTGCGGAACAGCCAGCGCGGTACAAAGGCCGCCGGGAACATCCAGACCAGCCGAATGATAATGACAATAGCGCTGATAATGAGGCTGTAGGTAATGGCTTGCTGCAGGGAGTAGTTGCCCAAACCCTGCACGGCTACCGGCAGCTCCAGCCCGATGAGGATGAAGACCAAGCCATTGAGAGCAAATCCAACGCTGGTCCACACGCTGTTGGTTTGCAGGCGGGTGTCGGCGTCGAAGACCCGGTGCGAGTGATAAGACAGCATCAGCCCGCCGCTGACCACGGCCAGCACGCCCGAGAAGTGGAATTCCTCGGCCAGCAGGTACATCACGTAGGGCGCCAGGAAGGTCAGCACGGTGTTGATGCTGGGCGTGGTGGGTAAGTAGCGGTGAATCAGGTAGAAGCCGTAGCCCACGGCCAGCCCGACGACCAGGCCCAGGCCGCTGGCCAGCACGAAGCTGGTGGTGGCTTCGTGCCAGGAAAACGTGCCCGATACCACCGCGGCCAGGGCAAAGCGGAACACGATCAGGCTGCTGGCATCGTTGATCAGACTCTCGCCCTCCAGGATGGCCGTTACCTGCCGCGGTACTTTAATGCCCTTGAGCACCGAAGTGGCCGCCACTGCATCGGGTGGGGAGATGATGCCGCCCAGCAGAAACCCCAGGGCCAGCGTGAAGCCCGGAATGATGCTGCTCGACACGTAGGCCACGATGGTAGAAGTGAAGAACACCAGCCCGAAGGCCAGTAGGGCAATGGGCCTCTTCCAGCGCCAAAAGTCTTTCCACGACGTGTCCCAGGCGGCCTGGTAAAGCAGAGGCGGCAGAAAAATCAGGAAAATTAGGTCGGGGTCGACGGTGATGAGGGGCAGGCCAGGCACGAAGCTCAAAGCTAGGCCAGCCAGCACCAAGAAGATAGGGTAGGAGATGCGCAGCTTCTGGCTCAGCATCACGAGCAGCAGCATGGCAAACAGCAGGCCCAGAACCAGCAAAATTGTTTCGTGTAGGGCGTTGTTGTGCATAAGGCGAGGAAATGGTAACGGCGGGCAAACTCCGCGGCCCGAAGCCGGAAGGTAGCCGCTCGTCGGCAAAAATGCCACGAGCCGGGCCGCTGCCTGCCTATCTTGCCCCGGCCTATGCCCGACTTGCCCGCCTGCCGCACCTATTGTCGCAAGTTCAAAACCAGCTGCCCTGGTGAGGTGCAACGGTTACGTTGGGGGCCAGACCACAAGCCAAGCCGCCCCGCAAGGTCTGAACGATTTTGGTTCTGACCTTGCGGGGCGGGGCGTACCCTGGCTAGCTGTTGTTCAAGGGCGTAAGGCCTGCTGACAGCTAGCAAAGCAGGCTATGCTTGCTGTCAGCATTCCAGTAGGTTACAAAACCTCGGTAAAGAAGCGGATGCCCGGCGTAAAAAAATACTCGCCGCCGGTGGCATGCACCCAGCCCCCGGGAATCAGGAGCGGAACCTTGGTGTCGTTCTTCCGGAGCTGGATCGTGAAGTTGCTTTTGCTACCCAAAATAGCGTCGAATCCGCTGCCGCCTTTGGGCTTGTCTTCGTCGTTTACCCAGTTGTTCATCACGAATTCAAATTGATTGGTGATGGACGACTGAAAGGAAACAAACAGCAGGCCCCGTTCGGCAGCGTGGTCATCAAGCTCAGGACCGAAGGTAATACCGCGCCGGAGCATCAGGCGCTGGAAGGTTCGCTCCATGTTGCCCAGGTCGGTACCGTCGTCGCGGGGCTGCACCTTGCGGATGTGGCTGGCAAACGGACAGATATTGCCTCCAAAGTCGGCTTGGTTTAACGGGTGCGGGTCGTTGGGCAGAGGCGACGCTTGGGCGGCCGTAAAGCTGAAGTAGTTTTCGCCCTCCTGGTTAGGGCCTTGGTCGGGGCCGCGCATCACTGGCCAGCCCGAGGGCCAGCGTCCCACCAGCAGGGCCCCCAGTTGCTTCGGCGTCATATCCGGGTCGAAGCCCTGTTCTCGTAACTCGGTGGCAGCCGCCGTCAGAAACCTGTGAAAGCGGTCCACATCCTGATTCAGACGGCGGTATACCAAAAAGGAGCCGTTGCGGGCCCAGGCTGGCCCAACTGGCTCCGAGCCGGGCCGCGCCTCGGCCGGCTTATCTTTCCATTGCCCCGGATACCCAAACAGAAAGTGGCCCGGCCACACCAACTGTCGGCCTGGACTGGCATAGAGCTGGCGTTGCTGGTCAAACTGCGGGCCGGCCGGCCAGGAGCGGGGCTCGACAAAGTCGGTGGTCGCGGCGGAGGCCCGGCCCCGAATGGCAGGAAATGAAATTCCGTCGCGGAAGCCAAAATGCTCGTGCCCTGACAGGGCGCCAGGCCGCACCCGGCCGTGATCGATGTGGAGCAGCTCGAACCCATGCTGCACGGCTTGCTGAATGAGTTCCGCCTCCTGCTGCAGAATCCAGGCCTGGTCGTCGCTGGCTATGGTCAGTAGTACGGCCGGTTTGGCCGCCCCAGCGCCTACCAGCCACGTATCGGGAGCCCCAAGAGCCCCACTACCCGAACTAGGGTCGCCGATAATGCCGGCCCGGGCTTCCAGCCCCAGCTGAAAGGCTTCGTCCTCAAACTCAGCCACGCCCTCGATACCCAGGGTTTGGAGGCCCGCGGCCGAGAAAGCGCAGTTGAGAAAGAGAAAGTCCAGGTTGTTGGGTTCGTGGGCCAGCCGCCGACGCATGTGCTTCCACAGGGCGTGAGCCACGCTGACTTCGCTAGCC
Above is a genomic segment from Hymenobacter cellulosivorans containing:
- a CDS encoding Na+/H+ antiporter; translated protein: MHNNALHETILLVLGLLFAMLLLVMLSQKLRISYPIFLVLAGLALSFVPGLPLITVDPDLIFLIFLPPLLYQAAWDTSWKDFWRWKRPIALLAFGLVFFTSTIVAYVSSSIIPGFTLALGFLLGGIISPPDAVAATSVLKGIKVPRQVTAILEGESLINDASSLIVFRFALAAVVSGTFSWHEATTSFVLASGLGLVVGLAVGYGFYLIHRYLPTTPSINTVLTFLAPYVMYLLAEEFHFSGVLAVVSGGLMLSYHSHRVFDADTRLQTNSVWTSVGFALNGLVFILIGLELPVAVQGLGNYSLQQAITYSLIISAIVIIIRLVWMFPAAFVPRWLFRSIRTQETSPGWQGPVIIGWAGMRGVVSLASALSVPLLLSNGQAFPQRNLILFITFVVILVTLVFQGLTLPAIIRLTRVADTEERMPTDEQEAGIRLRLRHVALAHLAREYADDIRDNEMISALQHRMQAEAQRTGNLLEALDYDETKRRALQRYHQVLLDVLQVQREELFVLRQEDVFEEEMLRHQEAQLDLDEAKISHMPH
- a CDS encoding Dyp-type peroxidase, which gives rise to MMEEPVLELDDIQGNIFPGFKKDNQHFLFFRITEPTAARAWLKALAPRLSSASEVSVAHALWKHMRRRLAHEPNNLDFLFLNCAFSAAGLQTLGIEGVAEFEDEAFQLGLEARAGIIGDPSSGSGALGAPDTWLVGAGAAKPAVLLTIASDDQAWILQQEAELIQQAVQHGFELLHIDHGRVRPGALSGHEHFGFRDGISFPAIRGRASAATTDFVEPRSWPAGPQFDQQRQLYASPGRQLVWPGHFLFGYPGQWKDKPAEARPGSEPVGPAWARNGSFLVYRRLNQDVDRFHRFLTAAATELREQGFDPDMTPKQLGALLVGRWPSGWPVMRGPDQGPNQEGENYFSFTAAQASPLPNDPHPLNQADFGGNICPFASHIRKVQPRDDGTDLGNMERTFQRLMLRRGITFGPELDDHAAERGLLFVSFQSSITNQFEFVMNNWVNDEDKPKGGSGFDAILGSKSNFTIQLRKNDTKVPLLIPGGWVHATGGEYFFTPGIRFFTEVL
- a CDS encoding transporter substrate-binding domain-containing protein, whose amino-acid sequence is MKLLLISGCLLTVSSMIYLMSLGDGLYEKMVDRAPGAAQGTLARVRGTVLRVGYTPATPGQKNPSSILPQGPDAVLITGLARQLSANVEWVPGSEQQLYRALRNRKIDLLIGNLTEQTPGKDNTAPTRPHLENANYAYLRYKSRGRIAEPQQPARTPPAPQDSTAAQPEPVALTDGRELAKTNPVIAVPAGEKAWLAALETYLNQHQLASTGRQRQR
- a CDS encoding DoxX family protein produces the protein MKTTNILYWVSTGFFCAMMLMSGIINVLSTPEAVEGLQHLGYPAYLLPFLGVAKILGVLALLVPGFPHLREWAYAGFVFDLAGAMYSGLSVGDPVAQWLPIGVGFLIIAVSYRTNQRRTQALAEPKSQLSVA